The proteins below are encoded in one region of Triticum aestivum cultivar Chinese Spring chromosome 1B, IWGSC CS RefSeq v2.1, whole genome shotgun sequence:
- the LOC123102968 gene encoding avenin-3: MKKFLVLALIVIAATTTAAEPFTAFRIASEPQHPSSPEQQPTLQPQEHPVPHQKLNPCRDALLHQCSPVADMSFLRSQVVQHSSCLVMWEQCCQQLKAIPKQSRCEAIHNVVHAIILQQQKQLVQGTSTQPQQQQQQGQQEHGQGSSQPQHQQQQQQLDQGWIVAIGTWVIQTVPAMCDVHVPPYCYTTISSSSDVTTGMGGY; the protein is encoded by the coding sequence ATGAAGAAATTCCTCGTCCTTGCCCTCATTGTCATCGCGGCGACCACCACGGCCGCCGAACCCTTTACTGCATTCCGTATTGCTTCGGAGCCGCAACATCCATCATCTCCAGAGCAGCAACCAACTCTGCAGCCACAAGAACATCCAGTTCCACATCAAAAGTTGAACCCTTGCAGGGATGCCCTCCTACACCAGTGTAGCCCAGTAGCTGATATGTCGTTCCTCCGGTCACAAGTGGTGCAACATAGCAGCTGCTTGGTAATGTGGGAGCAGTGTTGTCAGCAACTAAAAGCGATCCCCAAGCAGTCAAGATGTGAGGCCATCCACAACGTCGTGCACGCCATTATTTTGCAACAGCAAAAACAATTGGTACAAGGTACTTCAACCCAAcctcagcagcagcaacaacaaggtCAACAAGAACATGGTCAGGGTTCTAGCCAgccacaacaccaacaacaacaacagcaactgGATCAGGGTTGGATCGTGGCGATAGGGACATGGGTGATTCAGACCGTTCCGGCAATGTGCGACGTGCATGTTCCACCATACTGCTACACCACCATATCATCATCGAGTGACGTCACTACCGGAATGGGCGGCTACTGA